A stretch of the Nematostella vectensis chromosome 1, jaNemVect1.1, whole genome shotgun sequence genome encodes the following:
- the LOC116614781 gene encoding uncharacterized protein LOC116614781 isoform X6: protein MNVPENKKRENSRQERRALLVGPTYEGLDKKFHLEGTANDVKLITDLITHAPFCFPQENIKILVGGDATRSSILTSLESLCQDAAEESVVLFFFCGHGFYLRDIKDEGIVPSDITTRMLINNAVKDVCITGKDFASYLELLASKEVFTTLMFDCCYSGHVYRDAEYKDSMFTPLRPRQIEVACRLQSRSNSSPGSPLVEPSLNAHLENNNFSMWPRSGWRPSRADRFVHIAACSSAEKAYEGVDHYTDTTCGLLTCAVRRVFGKLSHPEKVSYKVLCSLIMREFKELHVSVKQTPQFEGGNLNTRVFDRITVPDVHVSGVPVDRVFRNGSRDEVILEAGILQLLRDGEYEVFEPTVTKEELACGNSTEKWVARIDVNQYDIFETQALALVVEKAKDIRPGCLAFLREARSVRHKVRVHQSTNHVNDTCELLTQLKTAQMFHVECSSTEEEEHFTSAADDTFGHMDTITLMNFHNAIGLSQNKILNDDNKKVTNNQESHTQTTVYRPECRRESGSQTSDDIIHVSPEQVHTSKAFWVARRRGKMITPPISLGREHVVVDNLCRLLRYEMALANADIAFGSMINVTFKVSRLERVQPYRAGLEKSQRIREGLSAGDLYEGGPVTERPRFRAHLVTQRSDRGRVRLVPVPCSGDALVFQVTNNEDHVIHVCVLMFQLDGSVVSLYPDSNGRTQELRPGDSIEDIHRLFIPDHSLRGIARPDPRDPEPRYGVDTVVLFATSEEASYLALLQTPLETEPELVPRALDKQTPLHPLRKFRLALTNRCSLDAQCDSGPAWQVMKREFEVWKHPQHQ, encoded by the exons atgaATGTtcctgaaaataaaaagcgTGAAAATAGCAGGCAAg AGAGAAGAGCATTGCTAGTGGGTCCAACATATGAAGGACTTGATAAGAAGTTTCATCTTGAAGGCACTGCTAATGACGTTAAGCTGATAACTGATCTCATCACTCATGCACCATTTTGTTTCCCTCAAGAAAACATCAAG ATTCTGGTTGGAGGGGATGCCACAAGATCAAGTATTCTGACAAGTCTTGAAAGCCTTTGTCAGGATGCTGCAGAGGAAAGTGTTGTGCTGTTTTTCTTCTGTGGTCATGGATTCTATCTAAGAGACATCAAGGATGAAGGCATTGTCCCTTCAGATATCACAACAAGAATG TTGATAAACAATGCAGTTAAGGATGTTTGTATCACTGGGAAGGACTTTGCGTCGTATCTGGAGCTGTTGGCATCAAAAGAAGTGTTCACGACGTTGATGTTTGACTGCTGCTATTCTGGTCATGTTTACCGTGATGCAGAGTACAAAGACAGCATGTTTACACCACTTAGACCACGCCAA ATTGAGGTAGCCTGTCGTCTCCAATCTCGCTCAAATTCATCTCCAGGGTCACCTTTAGTTGAACCTAGCCTCAATGCACACTTGGAGAACAATAACTTTTCAATGTGGCCTCGTTCAGGCTGGAGACCTTCTCGTGCTGATAGATTTGTCCACATTGCTGCTTGTTCTTCTGCGGAGAAGGCATATGAGGGAGTTGATCACTATACGGACACAACATGTGGGCTACTAACCTGTGCTGTCAGAAGAGTGTTTGGCAAGTTGTCACATCCAGAAAAGGTGTCCTATAAAGTGTTATGCAG cctaATAATGCGGGAGTTCAAGGAACTGCATGTTTCTGTCAAACAGACACCACAGTTTGAAGGAGGCAATCTTAACACTAGGGTGTTCGATAGAATTACAG TTCCAGATGTCCATGTCAGTGGTGTCCCTGTGGACCGTGTGTTTCGAAATGGGTCACGTGATGAGGTCATTCTAGAAGCGGGTATCTTGCAGCTATTACGTGACGGAGAGTATGAAGTGTTTGAGCCTACAGTCACCAAGGAAGAGTTGGCATGCGGTAACAGCACTGAGAAGTGGGTGGCGAGGATAGACGTGAATCAGTATGACATCTTCGAGACGCAAGCACTCGCGTTAGTCGTAGAAAAAGCAAAAGATATACGG CCTGGGTGTTTGGCATTCCTGCGCGAAGCTAGGAGCGTAAGGCACAAAGTCCGAGTGCATCAGAGTACCAATCACGTGAACGACACGTGCGAGTTGCTGACTCAGCTAAAGACTGCTCAAATGTTCCACGTGGAATGCAGTTCAACGGAAGAGGAAGAACACTTTACTTCAGCTGCAGATGATACGTTTGGTCACATGGACACGATAACGTTGATGAACTTCCATAATGCCATTGGTTTATCGCAGAATAAGATATTGAATGACGATAATAAAAAAGTCACGAATAACCAGGAATCGCATACTCAAACTACTGTATATCGACCTGAATGCCGACGAGAGAGTGGATCTCAGACTAGCGACGACATCATTCATGTCTCGCCCGAACAAGTGCACACAAG CAAAGCGTTCTGGGTCGCTCGACGCAGAGGCAAGATGATCACTCCGCCAATAAGCCTGGGGCGAGAGCACGTCGTAGTTGACAACCTGTGTCGGTTGCTAAGATATGAGATGGCCTTAGCGAATGCTGATATCGCTTTTGGTTCCATGATAAACGTGACGTTCAAAGTCTCTAGGCTGGAAAGGGTGCAACCATACCGAGCTGGCCTGGAAAAGAGTCAAAGAATTCGAGAGGGACTGAGTGCCGGGGATTTATATGAAG GCGGTCCCGTGACTGAGCGGCCTCGGTTCCGTGCGCACCTTGTGACTCAGCGGTCTGACCGTGGGCGCGTCAGGCTAGTCCCAGTGCCCTGCTCAGGTGACGCACTTGTGTTCCAGGTCACCAATAATGAAGATCACGTGATCCATGTCTGTGTATTAATGTTCCAACTGGATGGTTCGGTCGTTTCTTTGTACCCAGATTCTAAC GGGAGAACACAAGAGCTGCGGCCCGGGGATTCGATAGAAGACATTCATCGTCTCTTCATACCTGATCACTCCCTGCGCGGGATCGCCCGTCCAGACCCGCGGGACCCCGAGCCTCGTTACGGTGTCGATACCGTCGTGCTTTTCGCGACAAGTGAGGAAGCATCCTATTTAGCGTTGCTTCAAACGCCATTGGAAACCGAGCCAGAACTCGTGCCCAGGGCCCTGGATAAGCAG acaCCGTTGCATCCACTCAGAAAGTTTCGTCTTGCTTTGACCAACCGCTGTAGTCTGGATGCTCAGTGCGACAGCGGGCCCGCCTGGCAAGTCATGAAACGAGAGTTCGAGGTCTGGAAACATCCTCAACATCAGTAA
- the LOC116614781 gene encoding uncharacterized protein LOC116614781 isoform X5, with product MNVPENKKRENSRQVERRALLVGPTYEGLDKKFHLEGTANDVKLITDLITHAPFCFPQENIKILVGGDATRSSILTSLESLCQDAAEESVVLFFFCGHGFYLRDIKDEGIVPSDITTRMLINNAVKDVCITGKDFASYLELLASKEVFTTLMFDCCYSGHVYRDAEYKDSMFTPLRPRQIEVACRLQSRSNSSPGSPLVEPSLNAHLENNNFSMWPRSGWRPSRADRFVHIAACSSAEKAYEGVDHYTDTTCGLLTCAVRRVFGKLSHPEKVSYKVLCSLIMREFKELHVSVKQTPQFEGGNLNTRVFDRITVPDVHVSGVPVDRVFRNGSRDEVILEAGILQLLRDGEYEVFEPTVTKEELACGNSTEKWVARIDVNQYDIFETQALALVVEKAKDIRPGCLAFLREARSVRHKVRVHQSTNHVNDTCELLTQLKTAQMFHVECSSTEEEEHFTSAADDTFGHMDTITLMNFHNAIGLSQNKILNDDNKKVTNNQESHTQTTVYRPECRRESGSQTSDDIIHVSPEQVHTSKAFWVARRRGKMITPPISLGREHVVVDNLCRLLRYEMALANADIAFGSMINVTFKVSRLERVQPYRAGLEKSQRIREGLSAGDLYEGGPVTERPRFRAHLVTQRSDRGRVRLVPVPCSGDALVFQVTNNEDHVIHVCVLMFQLDGSVVSLYPDSNGRTQELRPGDSIEDIHRLFIPDHSLRGIARPDPRDPEPRYGVDTVVLFATSEEASYLALLQTPLETEPELVPRALDKQTPLHPLRKFRLALTNRCSLDAQCDSGPAWQVMKREFEVWKHPQHQ from the exons atgaATGTtcctgaaaataaaaagcgTGAAAATAGCAGGCAAg TAGAGAGAAGAGCATTGCTAGTGGGTCCAACATATGAAGGACTTGATAAGAAGTTTCATCTTGAAGGCACTGCTAATGACGTTAAGCTGATAACTGATCTCATCACTCATGCACCATTTTGTTTCCCTCAAGAAAACATCAAG ATTCTGGTTGGAGGGGATGCCACAAGATCAAGTATTCTGACAAGTCTTGAAAGCCTTTGTCAGGATGCTGCAGAGGAAAGTGTTGTGCTGTTTTTCTTCTGTGGTCATGGATTCTATCTAAGAGACATCAAGGATGAAGGCATTGTCCCTTCAGATATCACAACAAGAATG TTGATAAACAATGCAGTTAAGGATGTTTGTATCACTGGGAAGGACTTTGCGTCGTATCTGGAGCTGTTGGCATCAAAAGAAGTGTTCACGACGTTGATGTTTGACTGCTGCTATTCTGGTCATGTTTACCGTGATGCAGAGTACAAAGACAGCATGTTTACACCACTTAGACCACGCCAA ATTGAGGTAGCCTGTCGTCTCCAATCTCGCTCAAATTCATCTCCAGGGTCACCTTTAGTTGAACCTAGCCTCAATGCACACTTGGAGAACAATAACTTTTCAATGTGGCCTCGTTCAGGCTGGAGACCTTCTCGTGCTGATAGATTTGTCCACATTGCTGCTTGTTCTTCTGCGGAGAAGGCATATGAGGGAGTTGATCACTATACGGACACAACATGTGGGCTACTAACCTGTGCTGTCAGAAGAGTGTTTGGCAAGTTGTCACATCCAGAAAAGGTGTCCTATAAAGTGTTATGCAG cctaATAATGCGGGAGTTCAAGGAACTGCATGTTTCTGTCAAACAGACACCACAGTTTGAAGGAGGCAATCTTAACACTAGGGTGTTCGATAGAATTACAG TTCCAGATGTCCATGTCAGTGGTGTCCCTGTGGACCGTGTGTTTCGAAATGGGTCACGTGATGAGGTCATTCTAGAAGCGGGTATCTTGCAGCTATTACGTGACGGAGAGTATGAAGTGTTTGAGCCTACAGTCACCAAGGAAGAGTTGGCATGCGGTAACAGCACTGAGAAGTGGGTGGCGAGGATAGACGTGAATCAGTATGACATCTTCGAGACGCAAGCACTCGCGTTAGTCGTAGAAAAAGCAAAAGATATACGG CCTGGGTGTTTGGCATTCCTGCGCGAAGCTAGGAGCGTAAGGCACAAAGTCCGAGTGCATCAGAGTACCAATCACGTGAACGACACGTGCGAGTTGCTGACTCAGCTAAAGACTGCTCAAATGTTCCACGTGGAATGCAGTTCAACGGAAGAGGAAGAACACTTTACTTCAGCTGCAGATGATACGTTTGGTCACATGGACACGATAACGTTGATGAACTTCCATAATGCCATTGGTTTATCGCAGAATAAGATATTGAATGACGATAATAAAAAAGTCACGAATAACCAGGAATCGCATACTCAAACTACTGTATATCGACCTGAATGCCGACGAGAGAGTGGATCTCAGACTAGCGACGACATCATTCATGTCTCGCCCGAACAAGTGCACACAAG CAAAGCGTTCTGGGTCGCTCGACGCAGAGGCAAGATGATCACTCCGCCAATAAGCCTGGGGCGAGAGCACGTCGTAGTTGACAACCTGTGTCGGTTGCTAAGATATGAGATGGCCTTAGCGAATGCTGATATCGCTTTTGGTTCCATGATAAACGTGACGTTCAAAGTCTCTAGGCTGGAAAGGGTGCAACCATACCGAGCTGGCCTGGAAAAGAGTCAAAGAATTCGAGAGGGACTGAGTGCCGGGGATTTATATGAAG GCGGTCCCGTGACTGAGCGGCCTCGGTTCCGTGCGCACCTTGTGACTCAGCGGTCTGACCGTGGGCGCGTCAGGCTAGTCCCAGTGCCCTGCTCAGGTGACGCACTTGTGTTCCAGGTCACCAATAATGAAGATCACGTGATCCATGTCTGTGTATTAATGTTCCAACTGGATGGTTCGGTCGTTTCTTTGTACCCAGATTCTAAC GGGAGAACACAAGAGCTGCGGCCCGGGGATTCGATAGAAGACATTCATCGTCTCTTCATACCTGATCACTCCCTGCGCGGGATCGCCCGTCCAGACCCGCGGGACCCCGAGCCTCGTTACGGTGTCGATACCGTCGTGCTTTTCGCGACAAGTGAGGAAGCATCCTATTTAGCGTTGCTTCAAACGCCATTGGAAACCGAGCCAGAACTCGTGCCCAGGGCCCTGGATAAGCAG acaCCGTTGCATCCACTCAGAAAGTTTCGTCTTGCTTTGACCAACCGCTGTAGTCTGGATGCTCAGTGCGACAGCGGGCCCGCCTGGCAAGTCATGAAACGAGAGTTCGAGGTCTGGAAACATCCTCAACATCAGTAA